The genomic region ggaaaacagaggagaaaatgtgTGATGTGGTTTTGTAGGACTAAACTGCAGGATCATGAACTGACAGTGGGAATGCAAAACCAAGCCAAGATTAATTCAGTATCCATCacttcccctccccttcctttGTATGCGTTTTCCTTTTGCCATTCAATTTGGTAAATTTGATGCCTGGAATAGTTTTTGAGCTTTTGGATGCTACATCAGGGTGTTTTCGCTAACCAGctgcacattcctgctgctTGTCCCAAATTTGGGTTCTAAATGCAAGCTGAAGGGAATTCTGTTGCTGAGCATTCCATGGGAGATGTCACCAGTTGTGTTAGTGCTCATTGCTGACAGCTTATTCTGTCCGAAGAGCAGGGGGGTTTCCAGGCTAATATCATTGttaaatactgtaaatattCTTTTGGAAGGTCTACACCCTCTCTGTGTCTGGGGACAGGCTGATTGTGGGGACAGCAGGCCGGAGGGTGCTGGTGTGGGATTTGAGGAACATGGGATATGTTCAGCAGCGAAGGGAATCGAGCCTGAAATACCAGACCCGCTGCATCAGAGCATTCCCCAACAAACAGGTATGGCAGCAATGGCATACTCACATTTCTGCTCAATATTCTTCAGGGTTTATTTTCAAGTTCCTTTTTATATGGGGGTGTGTTTTGTAATCAAACTTCGGGAGGGGGGAGGTTTCCTGGGGTACATGAATTCTTTTAATGCAACTTAGCAATGTTTGCCACTGACTTACCAGCATATTATGTTGTCGTTTTATTCCTCAAGATTTGTCTCCTTTTTAGAAATAACCTGTTTAATGAATCACAATGCTGgcatgtaatttaaaaaaaaacatccttcccctccccagttgcagtagaaaagaaaaagccagaatTGGTGGTTCCTAAGCAGCTTTTATGCATTGTAACCCAGGGTTCTTGAACAGTCTGTGAACAGGGGCAGGATTAAAACTGCATGAATgtcatttatatatttttctttttttcctctctgagtCTGTGGCATGCACTGCAGAACCCTGGATCCATTATCCAGGGCGAATTGTACAATTcaggtgctcctgcagctgttcTGTTCAAGTTAACGTGGTGTGTCTGtggtatttcttttttcaaggaAAGCAAGAAGATTGGCTTTCTCTGCCAAACTAATTTGTAAGGGAATTTTCCCCTATACAGAGTGATAGTACAGGAATTGCAAGACCTAGTTACTTGTTCTTGAACTGGCTTGAATGCTTTGTCCATTTTCAGTTCTAGTTATAGTAAAACAAGCTGATCTTCCAGATTGTATTGTATGATGGATTTTAAAGAGCCTTGTTATAGCGAGATATCATTGCAATCCTATTTCTGAAAAGATCTATTATGGACTTAACTCAAAAGTGATAATAAAAGCatctcaggttgctccaagtcaGGACTGTAATTAACTGGATAAGTGAACACAACTTGTAATCAAGTTTCACTGAAAATACTATTTCAGCTTGAGTGTTTAGTTGTTAGTATAAAGCTCTGAactaattttaatgtaatataattcTGGAACTAAATAGTCCTGTGAGTATCTCTCATATTTCAGATATTTAGGCCTTGGGGGATAGGTGAGCAAATGCAAGGTGTTCTTATCTCttgaaattttttccccaaagacaAACTTGTTTTTTGACCTGCAGAAGTAATTACAAGTCTCATTGTCAGCTCTAAACTATGATGCAATGAGAATCTCTcttagaaagcttttttctaagcCTTACCACTTTCCTAGAATTTAGAAGGCTATGAAGTAAAATTGTGTTGCAGTCTTTTCTCCAGTTGTAAACTTCTAAAACATGtagctccattttttttcttgttaggGTTATGTTTTAAGCTCTATTGAAGGTCGTGTAGCTGTGGAATATTTGGATCCAAGCCCAGAAATCCAGAAGAAGAAATATGCATTCAAATGTCACCGTTTGAAGGAGAATAACATCGAGCAGATTTATCCAGTTAATGCCATTTCTTTCCATAATGTCCACAACACATTTGCTACAGGTAAATAATTGTAACACTTGCCCCAGTTCCTTTAGTTTTGGTGTAAACAGATCAGCCTTTACTTCATATGCCCGGACTTTTTAAGCATTTAAATTGTATTCATGCCTTAAGCagggttttaaaattatttgatgcAGTGAGAGTTCTTAActcttaatatttttccccaaacacaAGCTTCTGTTTGGACCTGCAGATGTGATGGTGTTTGCAGGagtcccaggacgagggaagagacgagacTCTTGACtgaatgtttattattttatgatatatattatattaaaagaaaatgatatattacaactatactaaaagaatagaagaaaggatttcatcagaaggttagcaAGGCatagaaaagaatggaatggaattttgtgactgctcacagcctcgacacaggtggctgtcattggtcatcaagtaaaaacagtttcacatgctgggtaaacaattctccaaatcacattccaaagcagcaaaacatggagaagctgaagcttctcaggagaaaagatcctaatgaaaggatttttcataaaatatgtctctGACATGCAGATGTAATTACAGTTCTCACTGTCAGCTTCAGATGTAATCACAAGTCTCACTGTCAGCTTAAAACTATGATGCAGTGAGAATCTCTCttaggaaatttttttctgccttaccACTTTGTTAGAATTTAGAGTGCCGTGAGATAAAACTGTATTGCAGTCTTTTCTCCAGTTAACTGCTTTAACAGGGAGTTTGGGAAATGCTCATTGTGCTCTTTACCGCATGAATCAACCCTCTGTTTTTCCTGACAAAGTAATTACGAGcagttgcctttttttctcttcagttttattCTTTCCCTCAATTACAACTTCTTTTTGGAATTCTCAGGCGGCTCTGACGGCTTTGTGAACATCTGGGACCCCTTCAACAAGAAGAGGCTGTGCCAGTTCCACCGTTACCCCACGAGCATCGCCTCGCTGGCCTTCAGCAACGACGGCACCACGCTGGCCATCGCCTCCTCCTACATGTACGAGATGGACGACATCGAGCACCCCGAGGACGGCATCTACATCCGCCAGGTCACCGACGCCGAGACAAAGCCCAAGTGAGTGCCTGCTTCACCTGCACTTGAGGCTCTCCCAGCCTCCACCCCgagatttattaattttcctaaatTCATGAATAGTATTATTGATGGTAGGAGATAGTGCAGCTTGACAGTAGGGCTGGGTTTGATGTTATCTCCTTCGCCCAAGCTTTCAATATCCGTAGGTTGATAGACGGCTGATGGATAAAATTGTGCCTGGTTGTTTAGTGGGAGAAGAATGTCAAACTCTTATCCTCTTTCAATAGGTGCTATTATATGAAGCTGTAGAGTTATTGCGAGCTCATTGCTTCAGGAATTGAGTGAAGAACTCAAGAATAATTTATTGGAGTAAATGTTACCGTGTTTGGATATTTAAAACTTGGAATGAATGCAATCTGTCACACTGAGTATGCGCCCAGCTGTCAGAGTGAGCAGTGAATTTAGATTCTGTTCTAGGAAGGTTGTGTGAAATCAAGGGAAAGCTCTCTCAGTTCCTGCGTGTTGGAGTTTGCTGCAGCCCTTTGATAACACACTTCTCTGTCGTTGTTGCTGTCAAAACGAGGCAAACTGATTGATGGAGGTAAAAATTCCTGTTCAGCTTGCTTTGGCATCAATGTTACATAGAAAAATTGCCATCCCAGTGCAGAATTGTGCTGCCCTTAATGATGGAGGCACAGGAGCAGTtggctttattttcaaattcctGTGCTTTATCACTGCtaggttttttctcttctagtACTCAATCTGTCTTACAGCTTATCAGGTTGTCTCCATTATTAAAAGTGGCTGTGAAAACATATACATAAATGATCAAATTTCTTGAGTTTAAAACCTCAAGATCTTTCCCTCCACTCCCTTAAATGACTTGTCTGTTGCTTTGGAGCAGCTGTTTTATACCTACAAAGATGAGATATTTATTACTGTATAACTTCCACATCTCTCACTTGGagatatttgttttaaagtaattttgatACTCCtagaaaaataaagccagaaCTATTTTAGTATTGATTTCTGGGAGTTCCTCAAGtggaaaaatccaaatatgataattaattttttttaaaaatcagattgtACTTGTTACATACATTTATgagtttatttgtttgttgtgtttttcaaAGTTGATAAAAGAATACTTGCTGCTGTTCGTTTTCTCATAGTAAGAACttctttcagggtttttttttattcattgctAGTTAGAGTTGCTAATTCTGTAGATGCTTCATTCTGCTGTACAAGGAGGTTAATCTacaattaaataatatttcctcTTGGCCCtccattattttctgaaacagatgGTTCATCATTTCCTGGGCTGTTAAACACAGCAAGGTTAAGGTTAGACTCTTGGGAATCAGCTAGTTTGGAATCTTATTAGGCTGTAGAAGGAAAACTAATAAGAATACTCCTTAATATCATTTTGTGACTGTAAACAATTATTTATTAGCAAACAATTGATCCCAGAAGGGCAAATTGTTTGAGTCAGTAATGAGCTGAGAAAAGACAGAGCATATCTGtgtatttggaaaataattgtaacGTAATTGCAATGCATTTAGACAGGCATCTTTTTGGACCTGTTTCTATCTTTAAAtgaatttctgaaaacattaaCGAGGTTTATATGCTTTTCTGACATTTACAAGTTGCTTGTGCCAACCTTAGGGCACTAAGAATGATGGGTATATTTTAGTGGTTCAGTAGTGTGAGTCATCTCTGGTTTATTCTAAGAATAAGTTACTTAGGACAGAAGACTAATGGCAGTTTCATAGGGGTCTCCGTGCATGTTAATTTGAGTCACAGTGTTTCTGCACAATGCATTCTTAGTGCATCAAGATGGTGCCATATTATATAAAGATcattttttcatcattaaaCTCCTATATTCTGTGTCTTGGTTAAGTGAAAGTTGgctttctgctttcctgggatGGTGAATGTTCTACCTGCTAATGATTGCTCTAAATATTCTTCCTAAAATAGAGTTTATTTATTGCAGGTCCACTTAGACTACTGCTGCTACTCCTTCTCTACAAGAGATGCTCACCTGCTCCTAACAAGGCTCCACTAAAACAAGTGAAGTGAGAAGAACAATCTTTGTACTCCTcttgtttttaattaagaaatgtttgtttgtttgtttattgtaGTTTGTCTAAATCTGTCATTCCTTGCCTGCTTATAATGTTAGTGAACTATTTTCTTTATCTGCTGTCTGGAGCTGAATTATTTC from Camarhynchus parvulus chromosome 6, STF_HiC, whole genome shotgun sequence harbors:
- the BUB3 gene encoding mitotic checkpoint protein BUB3 isoform X2 — its product is MKTMTGSNEFKLNQTPDDGISSVKFSPNTSQFLLVSSWDTTVRLYDVPANTMRLKYQHSGAVLDCAFYDPTHAWSGGLDQQLKMHDLNTDQENLVGAHDAPIRCVEYCPEVNVMVTGSWDQTVKLWDPRTPCNAGTFSQPEKVYTLSVSGDRLIVGTAGRRVLVWDLRNMGYVQQRRESSLKYQTRCIRAFPNKQGYVLSSIEGRVAVEYLDPSPEIQKKKYAFKCHRLKENNIEQIYPVNAISFHNVHNTFATGGSDGFVNIWDPFNKKRLCQFHRYPTSIASLAFSNDGTTLAIASSYMYEMDDIEHPEDGIYIRQVTDAETKPK
- the BUB3 gene encoding mitotic checkpoint protein BUB3 isoform X1: MKTMTGSNEFKLNQTPDDGISSVKFSPNTSQFLLVSSWDTTVRLYDVPANTMRLKYQHSGAVLDCAFYDPTHAWSGGLDQQLKMHDLNTDQENLVGAHDAPIRCVEYCPEVNVMVTGSWDQTVKLWDPRTPCNAGTFSQPEKVYTLSVSGDRLIVGTAGRRVLVWDLRNMGYVQQRRESSLKYQTRCIRAFPNKQGYVLSSIEGRVAVEYLDPSPEIQKKKYAFKCHRLKENNIEQIYPVNAISFHNVHNTFATGGSDGFVNIWDPFNKKRLCQFHRYPTSIASLAFSNDGTTLAIASSYMYEMDDIEHPEDGIYIRQVTDAETKPKST